One Candidatus Thorarchaeota archaeon genomic region harbors:
- a CDS encoding HEAT repeat domain-containing protein, giving the protein MTLNEELLSAIECVDLVRGSQLLLELSATHTPERVSSCLEEIGETLGGRRLCLRDQVVSLLGTEPFYFAVGLPSSRLLTICRAATTIVDIRRQALGWLRNALSWTPGPILVSRVDVEAAASTEHAVLLQDVLKERVDEMARVEVPHSHSVVKGRAVDRFYVGALRASAYGRMVLGALGVDVRTDVVGLTIWGQVQAALAAAGFPIESRVVSVPEDDWLSEVERLRDMNRLDRSAHPELILLERLFWAQEDLQSRDERTVLRALDEIEYCGSIFCSRVLMSLIPRGPLSIRKRALQVLAASGDPGCEQFLTRLLSDRDHPLRADVAEALSVLASRGFVRSRPTPPPPEPRARVVVKDGERVARMTEHPCPDVRAEAARLLLMTLDEDELPLLARLLEDESEKVRAATVQASRWAPHSVVSQVIERGLTDESELVRAAARELESEFAIG; this is encoded by the coding sequence ATGACTCTGAACGAAGAGCTGCTCTCAGCAATAGAGTGTGTGGACCTTGTCAGAGGGTCGCAGCTGCTGTTAGAGCTCTCCGCAACCCATACGCCCGAGAGAGTGTCGTCCTGCCTTGAGGAGATTGGCGAGACGCTTGGTGGTCGTCGTCTCTGTCTGAGGGATCAGGTCGTGTCACTGCTCGGGACTGAACCATTCTACTTCGCAGTGGGGCTTCCGTCGAGCAGACTGCTCACCATATGCCGCGCGGCCACAACCATCGTCGACATCAGAAGGCAGGCTCTCGGCTGGCTGAGGAATGCGCTCAGCTGGACACCGGGTCCAATTCTGGTATCGAGAGTGGACGTTGAAGCTGCGGCCTCCACCGAGCACGCTGTACTGCTACAGGATGTCCTCAAGGAGCGAGTCGATGAGATGGCGCGTGTCGAGGTGCCCCACAGCCACTCTGTTGTCAAGGGGCGAGCAGTGGACCGCTTCTACGTGGGGGCTCTCAGGGCATCAGCTTACGGGAGGATGGTCCTAGGTGCCCTTGGAGTCGATGTGAGGACTGATGTCGTTGGTCTGACGATTTGGGGTCAGGTCCAAGCCGCCCTCGCCGCTGCTGGCTTTCCAATCGAGTCTCGTGTCGTGAGCGTACCGGAGGATGACTGGCTCTCTGAGGTTGAGAGGCTCAGAGACATGAACCGACTGGACCGGTCTGCCCACCCCGAACTCATCCTGCTTGAACGCCTGTTCTGGGCTCAAGAAGACCTACAGAGTCGTGACGAGCGCACCGTACTGAGAGCGCTCGACGAGATAGAGTACTGTGGCAGCATATTCTGCAGTCGCGTCCTGATGTCATTGATACCAAGAGGTCCACTGTCAATACGCAAGAGGGCGCTCCAAGTCCTCGCTGCCTCCGGGGACCCTGGATGCGAGCAGTTCCTCACTCGCCTTCTCTCAGACAGAGACCATCCGTTGAGAGCCGATGTTGCCGAAGCCCTGTCGGTGCTCGCTTCAAGAGGGTTTGTCAGATCAAGACCGACACCTCCGCCACCAGAGCCGCGGGCAAGAGTTGTCGTCAAGGACGGGGAGCGCGTGGCCCGAATGACCGAACATCCCTGTCCGGATGTCAGAGCGGAGGCAGCCAGACTGCTCCTGATGACGCTTGATGAAGACGAACTCCCGCTTCTGGCGCGTCTTCTCGAGGATGAGTCGGAGAAGGTTCGTGCGGCGACAGTTCAGGCCTCAAGATGGGCCCCTCACAGTGTGGTCTCGCAAGTCATCGAGCGCGGGCTGACTGACGAGTCAGAACTGGTGAGAGCAGCTGCGAGGGAACTAGAGTCCGAGTTTGCAATTGGTTAG